A single Methylobacterium sp. 17Sr1-1 DNA region contains:
- the ugpC gene encoding sn-glycerol-3-phosphate ABC transporter ATP-binding protein UgpC: MSALSIRNVVKRYGTAEVIRSLSFDVSPGEFVVFVGPSGCGKSTLLRMIAGLEDFQDGEIAIDGKVVNGLAPWQRDIAMVFQDYALYPHMSVAANIGFSLKMAGVDKKTVAAKVDRVAEVLQIGHLLDRKPKALSGGQRQRVAMGRAMVRDPKIFLFDEPLSNLDAKLRVDMRAEIKQLHQRLGATMIYVTHDQVEAMTLADRIVVLKEGRIEQIGTPTELYRAPASRFVASFIGSPAMNFVPVDVSGGAVTLPGGERIPTRSAHAGRASFGIRPEHLSLGGEGPAIRGVISLVEPLGADTLVTVVTGEERVLARLPGDAAPVLGETIALTFDPGRGALFSEEGRRV; the protein is encoded by the coding sequence ATGTCGGCTCTCTCGATCCGCAACGTCGTCAAGCGCTACGGCACCGCCGAGGTCATCCGCTCGCTCAGCTTCGACGTCTCGCCCGGCGAGTTCGTCGTCTTCGTCGGGCCCTCCGGCTGCGGCAAGTCCACCTTGTTGCGCATGATCGCCGGGCTCGAGGACTTCCAGGACGGCGAAATCGCCATCGACGGAAAGGTGGTGAACGGGCTCGCCCCCTGGCAGCGCGACATCGCGATGGTGTTTCAGGATTACGCGCTCTATCCCCACATGTCCGTCGCGGCCAATATCGGCTTCAGCCTGAAAATGGCGGGCGTCGACAAGAAGACCGTCGCCGCCAAGGTCGACCGCGTCGCGGAAGTCCTGCAGATCGGCCATCTCCTCGACCGCAAGCCCAAGGCGCTCTCCGGCGGCCAGCGCCAGCGTGTCGCGATGGGCCGGGCGATGGTGCGCGATCCCAAGATCTTCCTGTTCGACGAGCCGCTGTCCAACCTCGACGCCAAGCTCCGCGTCGACATGCGGGCCGAGATCAAGCAACTCCACCAGCGCCTCGGCGCCACGATGATCTACGTCACCCACGACCAGGTCGAGGCGATGACGCTGGCCGACCGCATCGTCGTGCTGAAGGAGGGCCGCATCGAGCAGATCGGCACCCCGACCGAGCTCTACCGCGCCCCCGCCTCGCGCTTCGTCGCGAGCTTCATCGGCTCGCCGGCGATGAACTTCGTCCCGGTCGACGTGTCCGGCGGTGCGGTGACGCTGCCGGGCGGCGAGCGCATCCCGACCCGCAGCGCGCATGCGGGCCGCGCCTCCTTCGGCATCCGGCCGGAGCACCTGAGCCTCGGCGGCGAGGGCCCGGCGATCCGTGGCGTCATCTCCCTCGTCGAGCCCCTCGGGGCGGATACCCTTGTGACGGTGGTGACCGGCGAGGAGCGGGTGCTGGCCCGGCTCCCGGGGGATGCGGCGCCGGTGCTGGGCGAGACGATCGCGCTGACCTTCGATCCGGGGCGGGGGGCGTTGTTCTCGGAGGAGGGGCGGCGGGTGTAG
- a CDS encoding Na/Pi cotransporter family protein encodes MDTTLTLLDLCGAVALLLWGIHMVQTGVQRALGPHLRRLLGVALGNRVKALAAGLGVTALLQSSTATGLMVASFAGAGLVAVVPALAVMLGANIGTTLIVQVLSFDVARVAPVLVLVGVILFRRGADPRTRDIGRAAIGLGLMLMALARLVEVITPYEDVPALRVLLGAVATDRLIALMLGAVLTWAAHSSVAIVLLVMSFTQAGVLPLEAGMALVLGANLGSALNPVLEGSRDGEAAGRRVALGNLVTRALGCAVALPCLGLIGPLLVTWQPDLSRAVADFHTAFNLALALVVLPLLDPFAALLRRLVPERIDAHDPGRPIHLDEAALETPPVALGAAGREALRMADVLAEMMNGAGEALTGGDRTRVAQIRRMDDTLDRLNAAIKAYLVRLDPESLSEDDERRVAGLLAFTTHLEHAGDILSRNVMTHAAKRLKRGLAFSTDGKAEVEALLARLSANLSAAGAAFLTEDPRAARRLADEKAVFRDLEARATEAHFRRLREAGPGLGPAEATALYPDLVRDLKRVNDHLVAGAAYPILETRGALRASRLEEP; translated from the coding sequence ATGGACACCACCCTCACCCTGCTCGACCTCTGCGGCGCGGTCGCGCTGCTGCTCTGGGGCATCCACATGGTGCAGACCGGGGTGCAGCGCGCCCTCGGGCCGCACCTGCGCCGCCTGCTCGGGGTGGCGCTCGGCAACAGGGTGAAGGCGCTGGCGGCGGGGCTCGGCGTCACGGCGCTCCTCCAGAGCAGCACCGCCACCGGCCTGATGGTCGCCTCCTTCGCCGGGGCCGGGCTGGTGGCGGTGGTGCCGGCGCTCGCCGTGATGCTCGGCGCCAATATCGGCACCACGCTCATCGTGCAGGTCCTGTCCTTCGACGTCGCCCGGGTGGCGCCGGTCCTGGTGCTGGTCGGCGTGATCCTGTTTCGCCGCGGCGCCGACCCGCGCACCCGCGACATCGGCCGGGCGGCGATCGGCCTCGGGCTGATGCTGATGGCGCTCGCGCGCCTCGTCGAGGTCATCACCCCCTACGAGGACGTGCCGGCCCTGCGGGTGCTGCTCGGCGCCGTCGCGACCGACCGGCTGATCGCCCTGATGCTCGGCGCGGTGCTGACCTGGGCGGCGCATTCGAGCGTGGCCATCGTGCTCCTGGTGATGTCGTTCACGCAGGCCGGGGTGCTGCCGCTGGAGGCCGGGATGGCGCTCGTGCTCGGGGCCAATCTCGGCTCGGCCCTCAACCCGGTGCTGGAAGGGTCTCGCGATGGCGAGGCCGCCGGACGCCGGGTGGCGCTCGGCAACCTCGTCACCCGGGCGCTGGGCTGCGCGGTCGCCCTGCCCTGCCTCGGGCTGATCGGACCGCTCCTCGTGACCTGGCAGCCCGACCTGTCGCGGGCGGTGGCGGATTTCCACACCGCCTTCAACCTCGCCCTCGCGCTCGTTGTCCTGCCGCTCCTCGATCCCTTCGCGGCCCTGCTGCGCCGGCTGGTCCCGGAACGGATCGACGCCCACGATCCCGGCCGGCCGATCCATCTCGACGAGGCCGCCCTGGAGACGCCGCCGGTGGCGCTCGGGGCCGCCGGCCGCGAGGCCCTGCGGATGGCCGACGTGCTCGCCGAGATGATGAACGGCGCCGGCGAGGCGCTGACCGGCGGCGACCGCACGCGGGTGGCGCAGATCCGCCGCATGGACGACACCCTCGACCGGCTCAACGCCGCCATCAAGGCCTACCTCGTCCGCCTCGACCCCGAATCCTTGAGCGAGGACGACGAGCGCCGGGTCGCGGGGCTGCTGGCCTTCACCACCCACCTGGAGCATGCCGGCGACATCCTCTCGCGCAACGTGATGACCCATGCGGCCAAGCGCCTGAAGCGGGGCTTGGCCTTCTCGACCGACGGCAAGGCGGAGGTGGAGGCGCTGCTGGCGCGGCTGTCAGCGAACCTCAGCGCGGCGGGCGCCGCCTTCCTGACCGAGGATCCCCGCGCCGCCCGACGGCTGGCCGACGAGAAGGCGGTGTTTCGCGATCTCGAGGCACGGGCGACCGAGGCGCATTTCCGCCGCCTGCGCGAGGCCGGCCCCGGCTTGGGGCCGGCCGAGGCCACGGCGCTCTATCCCGACCTCGTGCGCGACCTGAAGCGGGTCAACGACCATCTGGTGGCCGGCGCCGCCTACCCGATCCTGGAGACGCGCGGCGCCCTGCGGGCGAGCCGGCTCGAGGAGCCGTGA
- a CDS encoding DUF4337 domain-containing protein: protein MSGGHGAVDASNKKVALLISVLALFLALGETLAKSAQTDALGANVESANQWAYFQARTIRATVLKTASEQAALDPGASPDAVKKQTEEWAKTMARWESDPASGDGRKELAAKAKAAETKRDLSLARYHHYELGSAAFQIGIVLASAQVITGIAALAFAGGALGIAGIAMLAVGLFAPHAFHLV, encoded by the coding sequence ATGTCGGGTGGTCACGGGGCGGTCGACGCCTCCAACAAGAAGGTCGCGCTGCTGATCTCGGTGCTGGCGCTCTTCCTCGCCCTCGGCGAGACCCTGGCGAAGAGCGCCCAGACCGACGCGCTCGGCGCCAACGTCGAATCCGCCAACCAATGGGCCTATTTCCAGGCGCGCACGATCCGCGCCACGGTGCTGAAGACCGCGAGCGAGCAGGCCGCCCTCGATCCCGGCGCGTCGCCGGACGCGGTGAAGAAGCAGACCGAGGAATGGGCCAAGACCATGGCGCGCTGGGAATCCGACCCGGCCTCCGGCGACGGCCGCAAGGAACTCGCCGCCAAGGCCAAGGCGGCCGAGACCAAGCGCGACCTGTCGCTCGCCCGCTACCACCATTACGAGCTCGGATCGGCCGCCTTCCAGATCGGCATCGTGCTCGCCTCGGCCCAGGTCATCACCGGGATCGCCGCGCTCGCCTTCGCGGGCGGAGCGCTGGGGATCGCCGGGATCGCCATGCTGGCGGTCGGGCTGTTCGCGCCGCACGCATTCCACCTGGTGTGA
- a CDS encoding TetR/AcrR family transcriptional regulator → MSDAARHADRPHLARLPAERPFDPKSLDLKSLDPKRRRRILEAGMGLFSGLPYAAVHMDAVAAAAGVAKPTLYRYFPTKEALFIAGLAWTLAELRDAIGAIPAVDAPARLREAVGLVLERIGALSPALTAIEGRGAEFGERSRRVLREGFDGLRGALADLLRAGVAAGELHVPDIDLAVMMILGGIRMAVHGTGRRPPASAAVADFFLDGLGARPVPHTSAPPMGAPR, encoded by the coding sequence ATGAGCGACGCCGCCCGCCACGCCGATCGCCCGCATCTCGCACGTCTCCCCGCCGAGCGCCCGTTCGACCCCAAGTCGCTCGACCTCAAGTCGCTCGATCCCAAGCGCCGTCGCCGAATCCTCGAGGCCGGGATGGGCCTGTTCTCGGGTCTCCCCTACGCCGCCGTGCACATGGATGCGGTCGCCGCCGCGGCCGGCGTCGCCAAGCCGACGCTCTACCGCTACTTCCCCACCAAGGAAGCCCTGTTCATCGCCGGCCTCGCCTGGACGCTCGCCGAATTGCGCGACGCGATCGGGGCGATCCCGGCGGTCGACGCGCCCGCGCGCCTGCGCGAAGCGGTCGGGCTGGTGCTGGAGCGGATCGGTGCCCTCTCGCCGGCACTGACCGCGATCGAGGGACGCGGCGCCGAGTTCGGCGAGCGCAGCCGGCGAGTCCTGCGCGAGGGCTTCGACGGCTTGCGGGGAGCGCTGGCCGACCTGCTGCGCGCCGGCGTCGCGGCGGGCGAGCTGCACGTGCCCGACATCGACCTCGCGGTCATGATGATCCTCGGCGGCATCCGCATGGCGGTGCACGGCACCGGGCGGCGTCCGCCCGCCTCGGCCGCGGTCGCCGATTTCTTCCTCGACGGCCTCGGCGCCAGGCCCGTGCCTCACACGTCCGCGCCACCCATGGGAGCCCCACGATGA
- a CDS encoding efflux RND transporter periplasmic adaptor subunit, which translates to MIRLLLVLLVALAAGAGWLVQRHGGDTRAAWSTARGALPADLARHLPEHLPVAYAPPAPVAPVNPAARPVVTTVAAGVTDLALTRSAVGWVEPMASVIVRPRIDGVITEQLARDGQVVKAGDVLYRLDDREIRAQLARDEAALARDQATQVRTQNDVRRVGELLSRSSASQAQFDVATAEAKVASANVAASQAAIEADKVRLDYTTVRAPISGRLGKVLVTTGNLVKGNESAGTGLVTITQMRPLRATFSLPERDLDGLRAALARPGTAPVRVYPSGGEAVLATGRLSFVDSSVDQASGTVTAWALFPNEDDRLWPGQYVRIEVDLGSRPGTVTVPQAAVQPGQEGSFVWVVKPDRTVERRAIEVLASRDGRTALGQGLTAGERVVVEGQFRVRPGLTVSERPQDATEAQAAKPGAATRIE; encoded by the coding sequence ATGATCCGCCTCCTCCTCGTCCTCCTGGTCGCCCTCGCGGCCGGGGCGGGATGGCTCGTGCAGCGCCACGGCGGCGACACCCGCGCGGCCTGGAGCACGGCCCGGGGAGCGCTGCCGGCCGACCTCGCCCGGCACCTGCCGGAGCACCTGCCGGTCGCCTACGCGCCGCCCGCGCCCGTAGCCCCGGTCAACCCCGCCGCGCGCCCGGTCGTGACCACGGTGGCGGCCGGCGTCACCGACCTCGCGCTCACCCGCTCGGCGGTGGGCTGGGTCGAGCCGATGGCGAGCGTGATCGTGCGCCCGCGCATCGACGGGGTCATCACCGAGCAGCTCGCCCGCGACGGCCAGGTGGTGAAGGCGGGCGACGTGCTCTACCGCCTCGACGACCGCGAGATCCGGGCCCAGCTCGCCCGCGACGAGGCGGCGCTCGCCCGCGACCAGGCGACCCAGGTCCGCACCCAGAACGACGTCCGCCGCGTCGGCGAGCTCCTGTCCCGCTCCTCCGCCTCTCAGGCCCAGTTCGACGTCGCCACCGCCGAGGCCAAGGTCGCGTCGGCGAACGTCGCGGCCTCGCAGGCCGCGATCGAGGCCGACAAGGTCCGGCTCGACTACACCACCGTGCGGGCACCGATCTCGGGCCGCCTCGGCAAGGTGCTGGTCACCACCGGCAACCTCGTCAAGGGCAACGAATCCGCCGGCACCGGCCTCGTCACCATCACGCAGATGCGGCCCCTGCGCGCCACCTTCTCTCTCCCCGAGCGCGACCTCGACGGCTTGCGCGCCGCGCTCGCCCGCCCCGGCACCGCGCCGGTCAGGGTCTATCCCAGCGGCGGCGAGGCGGTGCTGGCGACCGGCCGCCTCTCCTTCGTCGATTCGAGCGTCGACCAGGCGTCCGGCACCGTCACCGCCTGGGCCTTGTTCCCGAACGAGGACGACCGGCTCTGGCCCGGCCAGTACGTCCGGATCGAGGTCGATCTCGGCTCGCGCCCGGGGACCGTGACGGTGCCGCAGGCCGCGGTGCAGCCGGGGCAGGAGGGCAGCTTCGTCTGGGTCGTGAAGCCCGACCGCACGGTGGAGCGCCGCGCGATCGAGGTGCTGGCCTCCCGCGACGGCCGCACCGCCCTGGGTCAGGGCCTGACGGCCGGCGAGCGGGTGGTGGTCGAGGGCCAGTTCCGGGTCCGACCGGGCCTGACCGTCAGCGAGCGCCCGCAGGACGCGACCGAGGCGCAGGCGGCCAAGCCCGGCGCCGCCACCCGGATCGAGTGA
- a CDS encoding efflux RND transporter permease subunit, with translation MNLSAPFIRRPVATILLSIALTLSGLFAYRFLPVAALPTVDFPTISVTAQLPGASPESMAASVATPLIKEFSTIPSIATISATNYQGFTSITVEFELSRNIDQAAADVQAAITRTLRRLPIELTIPPSFRKLNPADAPVILLALSSETTPLPTLDAFAQTVISPSLSTITGVGQVLVFGSQKFAVRVQLDPNVLAARGIGVDEVQAAIQNANTSTPVGVVEGRGQNLTIQTNTQLMNADAFRDVIVAVRNGRPVRLGEVARVIDSVENNRIASWKDGTRGLVLAVQRQPDANTVDVVDRVRAMLPKFQEQLGGSGTIDVVNDRSASIREAVHDVQFTLVLTIVLVVAVIYLFLGRLAATLIPSVAVPISIIATFGAMYLLGYSIDNISLLGLTLAVGLVVDDAIVMLENIVRHVEEGMKPFEAALKGAGEIGFTILSITISLIAVFIPVLLMGGVVGRIFNEFAIVVTIAIVASAVISITLTPMLAARLPADAAGHGQKKNLFERGFARMQGAYERGVDLCLRWPFAVLMVFFASVALTAWMFVVIPKGFFPSEDIGQLQIATEAGQDVSFDAMSALQHEAEVILARHPAVAHVVSRAGSNGFSGTLNQGSFFVELKDRDQRPPLSRTLTELRQQLAAVPGLTSFITPVQNLRLGGRQSKSQYQYVVQGLNRPDLERWSERLTEALAKDRATFAGVTSDLQNAALQAKVTVDTDKAQALGITSDQIRQTLYTGFGTRQVSTIYGTADSYQVITEFDPRLNWTADRLDEIRLRASNGRLVPLSAVASVTRVPGPLSINQLGLLPAVTISFDLAPGVALGQAVNRIAAIKDTLGVPGTITTTFAGTAQVFQDALANQGLLLAAAVITIYLVLGILYESFIHPLTILTGLPAAAIGALGALQLYGMDLSVIAIIGVLMLIGIVKKNAIMMIDVALVLQREQNWAPAAAIREACALRFRPIMMTTAAAVMGTLPIAIGHGASAELRQPLGVAVVGGLLVSQLLTLFITPVLYLYMDRLGTGATRLVLSLRRGRLPATRPEGEAGRHQPAE, from the coding sequence ATGAACCTCTCGGCCCCGTTCATCCGCCGGCCCGTCGCCACGATCCTGCTCTCGATCGCGCTGACGCTGTCGGGGCTGTTCGCCTACCGCTTCCTGCCGGTGGCGGCGCTGCCGACCGTGGATTTCCCGACCATCTCGGTCACCGCGCAGCTCCCCGGCGCCTCGCCGGAATCGATGGCCGCCTCCGTGGCGACGCCGTTGATCAAGGAATTCTCGACGATCCCGTCGATCGCCACGATCTCGGCGACGAACTACCAGGGCTTCACCTCGATCACCGTCGAGTTCGAGCTGTCGCGCAACATCGACCAGGCCGCCGCCGACGTGCAGGCGGCGATCACCCGCACCCTGCGCCGGCTGCCGATCGAGCTCACCATCCCGCCGAGCTTCCGCAAGCTCAACCCCGCCGACGCGCCGGTGATCCTGCTCGCCTTGTCGAGCGAGACGACGCCGCTGCCGACGCTCGACGCCTTCGCCCAGACGGTGATCTCGCCCTCGCTCTCCACCATCACGGGCGTCGGGCAGGTGCTGGTCTTCGGCAGCCAGAAATTCGCCGTCCGGGTCCAGCTCGATCCCAACGTGCTGGCCGCCCGCGGCATCGGCGTCGACGAGGTCCAGGCGGCGATCCAGAACGCCAACACCTCGACGCCGGTCGGCGTGGTCGAGGGCAGGGGCCAGAACCTCACCATCCAGACCAACACCCAGCTGATGAACGCCGACGCGTTCCGCGACGTGATCGTGGCGGTCCGCAACGGCCGGCCGGTGCGCCTCGGCGAGGTTGCCCGGGTCATCGACTCGGTCGAGAACAACCGCATCGCCTCGTGGAAGGACGGCACCCGCGGCCTGGTGCTCGCCGTCCAGCGGCAGCCCGACGCCAACACCGTCGACGTGGTCGACCGGGTGCGCGCCATGCTGCCGAAGTTCCAGGAGCAGCTGGGCGGCAGCGGCACCATCGACGTCGTCAACGACCGCTCGGCCTCGATCCGCGAGGCGGTGCACGACGTGCAGTTCACGCTCGTGCTGACCATCGTCCTCGTCGTCGCGGTGATCTACCTGTTCCTCGGGCGGCTCGCCGCGACGCTGATCCCGTCGGTGGCGGTGCCGATCTCGATCATCGCGACCTTCGGGGCGATGTACCTGCTCGGTTACTCGATCGACAACATCTCGCTGCTCGGCCTCACGCTCGCGGTCGGGCTCGTCGTCGACGACGCGATCGTGATGCTGGAAAACATCGTCCGGCACGTCGAGGAGGGGATGAAGCCGTTCGAGGCGGCGCTGAAGGGCGCTGGCGAGATCGGCTTCACCATCCTGTCGATCACCATCTCGCTCATCGCGGTGTTCATCCCCGTCCTGCTGATGGGCGGGGTCGTCGGGCGCATCTTCAACGAGTTCGCGATCGTGGTGACGATCGCCATCGTCGCCTCGGCGGTGATCTCGATCACGCTGACCCCGATGCTCGCGGCCCGCCTGCCGGCCGACGCCGCCGGGCATGGGCAGAAGAAGAACCTGTTCGAGCGCGGCTTCGCCCGGATGCAAGGCGCTTACGAGCGCGGGGTCGATCTCTGCCTGCGCTGGCCCTTCGCCGTGCTGATGGTGTTCTTCGCGAGCGTCGCGCTCACCGCCTGGATGTTCGTGGTGATCCCGAAGGGGTTCTTCCCCTCAGAAGATATCGGCCAGCTCCAGATCGCCACGGAAGCCGGGCAGGACGTGTCCTTCGACGCGATGAGCGCGCTCCAGCACGAGGCCGAGGTGATCCTCGCCCGCCACCCGGCGGTGGCCCACGTGGTGAGCCGGGCCGGCTCGAACGGCTTCTCCGGCACCCTCAACCAGGGCTCGTTCTTCGTCGAGCTGAAGGACCGCGACCAGCGCCCGCCGCTCTCCCGCACCCTCACGGAACTGCGCCAGCAGCTCGCCGCGGTGCCGGGCCTGACCTCGTTCATCACGCCGGTGCAGAACCTGCGCCTCGGCGGGCGCCAGTCGAAGAGCCAGTACCAGTACGTGGTGCAGGGCCTGAACCGCCCCGATCTCGAGCGCTGGTCCGAGCGGCTGACCGAGGCCCTGGCGAAGGACCGCGCCACCTTCGCGGGCGTCACCAGCGACCTCCAGAACGCCGCGCTCCAGGCCAAGGTAACGGTCGATACCGACAAGGCGCAGGCGCTGGGCATCACCTCCGACCAGATCCGCCAGACCCTCTATACCGGCTTCGGCACCCGGCAGGTCTCGACCATCTACGGCACCGCCGACAGCTACCAGGTCATCACCGAGTTCGACCCGCGCCTGAACTGGACCGCCGACCGGCTCGACGAGATCCGCCTGCGCGCGAGCAACGGCAGGCTGGTGCCGCTCTCGGCGGTGGCGAGCGTCACCCGGGTGCCGGGCCCGCTCTCGATCAACCAGCTCGGCCTCCTGCCGGCGGTGACGATCTCGTTCGACCTCGCTCCCGGCGTGGCGCTCGGCCAGGCAGTCAACCGCATCGCCGCGATCAAGGACACTCTTGGGGTGCCGGGCACCATCACGACGACCTTCGCCGGCACCGCCCAGGTATTCCAGGACGCGCTGGCGAACCAGGGGCTGCTCCTGGCGGCGGCCGTCATCACCATCTACCTCGTGCTCGGCATCCTCTACGAGAGCTTCATCCACCCCCTCACCATCCTCACCGGCCTGCCGGCGGCGGCGATCGGGGCGCTGGGCGCGCTCCAGCTCTACGGGATGGACCTCTCGGTGATCGCGATCATCGGCGTCCTGATGCTGATCGGCATCGTGAAGAAGAACGCCATCATGATGATCGACGTCGCCCTGGTGCTCCAGCGCGAGCAGAACTGGGCCCCGGCGGCGGCGATCCGCGAGGCCTGCGCCTTACGCTTCCGCCCGATCATGATGACGACGGCGGCAGCCGTGATGGGCACCCTGCCGATCGCCATCGGCCACGGGGCGAGCGCCGAATTGCGCCAGCCCCTCGGCGTCGCGGTGGTGGGCGGGCTGCTGGTGTCGCAGCTCCTCACCCTGTTCATCACGCCGGTGCTCTACCTCTACATGGACCGCCTCGGGACCGGGGCGACCCGCCTCGTCCTGTCGCTGCGCCGCGGGCGCCTGCCGGCGACCCGGCCGGAGGGGGAGGCGGGCCGGCACCAGCCGGCGGAGTAA
- a CDS encoding oxalate decarboxylase family bicupin, whose protein sequence is MPLISRRDTLAAAAAGLVGTAASAQTLSGPTPIRGKDGADIVGPVNPARQAAEPFTTRPPKTDHGTMPNLKWSFTDSHMRLEEGGWARQTTIRELPVSTAMAGVNMRLKAGVAREMHWHKEAEWSYMLKGRARITAVDQAGRTFVDDVAEGDLWYFPSGIPHSIQGLESDVDGCEFLLVFDDGHFSEDSTFLITDWLAHTPRDILAKNFGVPEDALGQIPEKEKYIFPAPMPGPLAGDRTGGAGPVPEGFSYRMLAQEPIRTKSGSVRITDSKVFPASKTIAAALVELEPGGLRELHWHPNGDEWQYYLSGQGRMTVFGSESKARTFDYQAGDVGYVPFAMGHYVENTGSTPLRFLELFRSPVYADVSLNQWMALTPHALVRAHLNVDESVLAGLPAGKTPVVPG, encoded by the coding sequence ATGCCCCTCATCTCCCGTCGCGACACCCTGGCCGCCGCGGCGGCCGGCCTCGTCGGCACCGCCGCCAGCGCCCAGACCCTGTCAGGACCCACACCCATCCGCGGCAAGGACGGGGCGGACATCGTCGGCCCGGTGAACCCGGCCCGCCAGGCCGCGGAGCCGTTCACCACGCGCCCGCCGAAGACCGACCACGGCACGATGCCGAACCTCAAATGGTCGTTCACCGACAGCCACATGCGCCTGGAGGAGGGCGGCTGGGCACGCCAGACCACGATCCGCGAGCTGCCGGTTTCGACCGCGATGGCGGGCGTCAACATGCGGCTGAAGGCCGGCGTCGCCCGGGAGATGCACTGGCACAAGGAAGCCGAGTGGTCCTACATGCTGAAGGGCCGCGCCCGCATCACCGCCGTCGATCAAGCGGGCCGCACCTTCGTCGACGACGTGGCTGAGGGCGACCTCTGGTACTTCCCGTCCGGCATCCCGCACTCGATCCAGGGCCTGGAGAGCGACGTCGACGGCTGCGAGTTCCTGCTCGTCTTCGACGACGGCCACTTCTCCGAGGACTCGACCTTCCTGATCACCGACTGGCTCGCCCACACCCCGCGCGACATCCTGGCGAAGAATTTCGGGGTGCCGGAGGACGCCCTGGGCCAGATTCCCGAGAAGGAAAAATACATCTTCCCGGCGCCGATGCCGGGGCCGCTCGCGGGAGACCGCACCGGCGGCGCCGGTCCGGTGCCGGAGGGCTTCAGCTACCGGATGCTGGCGCAGGAGCCGATCCGGACGAAGAGCGGCAGCGTCCGCATCACCGATTCCAAGGTCTTTCCGGCCTCGAAGACCATCGCGGCGGCCCTGGTCGAGCTGGAGCCCGGGGGCCTGCGCGAGCTGCACTGGCATCCGAACGGCGACGAGTGGCAGTACTACCTCTCCGGGCAGGGCCGGATGACGGTGTTCGGATCGGAATCGAAGGCCCGCACCTTCGACTATCAGGCCGGCGACGTCGGCTACGTGCCCTTCGCCATGGGGCATTACGTCGAGAATACCGGATCGACGCCGCTGCGCTTCCTCGAGCTGTTCCGCAGCCCGGTCTACGCCGACGTGTCGCTGAACCAGTGGATGGCGCTGACCCCGCACGCGCTGGTGCGGGCGCATCTGAACGTCGACGAATCGGTGCTGGCCGGACTGCCGGCGGGCAAGACGCCGGTGGTGCCGGGGTGA
- a CDS encoding GNAT family N-acetyltransferase: MDSIAAQPGIVIRPSTDADVAAMIDIYEHHIRHGVGDTGDFEEDRLVPDDLKRRRKNMRSKRLPHLVAERHGVVAGYAYAVPFRKRPAYRYTLKHSIYVHAGHLHAGIGRRLLPALIEACAAGGYRQMIGYIDAENEASLRLHEACGFAKVGHLPAVAYRHGRWADSVMVQCPLGTGSSDQPSTWRQEAVAQGARAPLPLA; the protein is encoded by the coding sequence ATGGATTCGATCGCCGCCCAGCCGGGGATCGTGATCCGCCCGTCCACGGATGCGGACGTGGCGGCGATGATCGACATCTACGAGCACCACATCCGCCACGGCGTCGGCGATACCGGCGACTTCGAGGAGGACCGGCTCGTGCCGGACGACCTCAAGCGCCGGCGCAAGAACATGCGCTCGAAGCGCCTGCCCCACCTCGTGGCCGAGCGCCACGGGGTGGTGGCGGGCTACGCCTACGCCGTGCCGTTCCGCAAGCGGCCGGCCTACCGCTACACGCTCAAGCACTCGATCTACGTCCATGCCGGCCATCTGCACGCCGGCATCGGGCGGCGCCTGCTGCCGGCGCTGATCGAGGCCTGCGCCGCCGGCGGCTATCGCCAGATGATCGGCTACATCGACGCCGAGAACGAGGCCAGTTTACGCCTGCACGAGGCCTGCGGCTTCGCCAAGGTCGGCCACCTGCCGGCGGTGGCCTACCGCCACGGGCGCTGGGCCGACAGCGTGATGGTGCAATGCCCGCTGGGGACGGGGTCGTCGGACCAGCCCTCGACCTGGCGGCAGGAGGCGGTGGCGCAAGGTGCGCGGGCGCCGTTGCCGCTGGCGTGA